The nucleotide sequence ACCAGGTCGGCGAAGAGCGAGGCGAACTGGTTGAGCAGGCCGGGCACCAGGTTCTGCTCGTCGATGACGATGCGCAGGCGAAGGAAGGGTTTGAGCAGGAACGCCGCCACGATCACCGGGGCCGAGACGTAGCCGCCGGCCGCCAGCACCAGCCGGGGCCGAAAACGCAGCAGCCAGGCCATCGAGGCCAGGGCCCCACGCAGCACCGAAGCCAGTGCCCGCAGCTTGGCCGGCCACGAGCCCCCGGCAAAGGGCGCGGCCGGAATGAACTGCAAAGGGATGCCCTGGCGGGGAACGATTTCTTCTTCCGCCCGGCCCCGCACGCCAAGGTAGAGCGCCTTGCCCACGATACCCCGCCGGCGGAGCATCTCGTACAGCGCCAGGCAGGGATAGACGTGTCCGCCGGTCCCGCCCCCGGTCAGGACGACACGCACCCCCCTGGCGGTCGGGGGAGCCGTGGATTCCCGTCGCGAGGCCATCGCCGCCGCGGGCTTCAGTGGGACATGAAAGGGTGGGTTCCCGCGCCGTGATCGGTTCGGTCGACCACGTCGCTGATCTCGGGCACTTCCCCGATGATCGCCCGCCGGATCCCCTCGCTCAGAGTGGCCTGGGCGCCGGAGCAGCCCTGGCAGCCCCCGCCGAGCTGGACATAGGCCACACCATCGCTGACCTCCACCAGCTCGATCCAGCCGCCATGCTGGGCCAGGGAGGGCTGCACGCGCTGATCGAGGACCGACTGCACCTTCCTGGCCACCGGATCTTTCCACTCGGGCTCGGCGGCGGGGTTTTTGATCTGGAAGCCGGCGTTGCCGTCGTGCTCGACGAAGTCGACGGTGGCGTCTTTCATCCACTCCGCGGATTGAGCATCGAAGACAGCCTTGATGCCGTCGGCCTCGACCACCTGGTCCTGCTCGGTGATCTCCCCGTCACCCACCAGCTGCAAACCGTAGCGGAAGGTGTAGTTGCCCACCTTGGACGCGCGAATCCTCAGCGCGTTGGCGTCGTCGCCGGACTCTTCCATGATTTCGCGGATCTTGCTGCTCGCCGCCTGAGTGAAGCTGATCATCTGAAAATCTCCTCGTTGACTCCGGATCACGGGAAGGCAGTTTACCCTTCCCCGGCCGGAATTGCGCCTCGGGACCGGGGCGGATGGGGCCTCATCCCGCCCGGCGGCCACCGGATCACAGATGCGTAACCACCTTTGGGTTTCACGAACCGGCGGCGTTCCCACCTGCCGGCCCTCGTGAGAGCGCCGAAGTCCGTATACTAGCGGCTTGCCCGGCCCCGCCGCCGCTTCCGGCCCGGGGCCCACAGAGAGAGATCATGCCCCAGGTCCCCCTGATCCCCCGAGAAGTCCTCTTCGGCAATCCCGGCCGGGCCGCGCCGCGCATCTCCCCGGACGGCGACCGCCTGGCCTACCTGGCGCCCTCCCCCCAGGGGGTGCTCAACATCTGGGTCCGCACCCTGGGCCGGCAGGATGACACCCAGGTCACCGACGATCGACAGCGCGGCATTCGTTCCTACACCTGGACCCACGATGGCCGGCACCTGCTCTACGTCCAGGACCGGGAAGGGGACGAGAACTGGCACGTCCACCTGGTCCACGCCGCCGAACGCAGCACCCGCGACCTGACCCCCTTCGACGGGGTGCGGGCCCAGGGGGTGATGCTCGACCGGCACCACCCGGGACAGATGC is from Acidobacteriota bacterium and encodes:
- a CDS encoding iron-sulfur cluster assembly accessory protein — protein: MISFTQAASSKIREIMEESGDDANALRIRASKVGNYTFRYGLQLVGDGEITEQDQVVEADGIKAVFDAQSAEWMKDATVDFVEHDGNAGFQIKNPAAEPEWKDPVARKVQSVLDQRVQPSLAQHGGWIELVEVSDGVAYVQLGGGCQGCSGAQATLSEGIRRAIIGEVPEISDVVDRTDHGAGTHPFMSH